A genomic window from Gemmatimonadota bacterium includes:
- a CDS encoding dihydrofolate reductase family protein, which produces MPSRVRVYIASSLDGFIAGPNDDLSWLMGPEAANPGGESDPDALTYEAFIADVGALLMGRGTFDVVQRAEWWGYGDRPVLVATHRDLGDGVRDTVRAVSGSIEEMVTQAKEAASGKDVYIDGGNLIRQAAEAGLIDDLTITLAPIALGEGHPLFAGLSRPYPLKIVNHHTYAGGMVQIQARPK; this is translated from the coding sequence ATGCCCTCACGCGTCCGCGTATACATCGCCAGCTCCCTGGACGGCTTCATCGCCGGCCCGAACGACGACCTGTCGTGGCTCATGGGCCCGGAAGCGGCGAACCCGGGCGGTGAGTCGGATCCCGATGCGCTGACGTACGAGGCCTTCATCGCCGACGTGGGCGCCCTGCTGATGGGGCGGGGGACGTTCGACGTCGTGCAGCGTGCGGAATGGTGGGGATACGGGGACCGGCCGGTGCTAGTGGCGACGCACAGGGATCTCGGCGACGGGGTGCGCGACACCGTCCGCGCCGTGTCTGGATCCATCGAAGAGATGGTGACGCAGGCGAAGGAGGCCGCGTCGGGGAAAGACGTCTATATCGACGGCGGAAACCTGATCCGCCAAGCCGCCGAGGCCGGCCTGATCGACGATCTCACGATCACGCTGGCCCCGATCGCGCTGGGGGAAGGGCACCCGCTCTTCGCGGGTCTCTCACGCCCGTATCCGCTAAAGATCGTGAACCACCACACGTACGCTGGGGGAATGGTGCAGATCCAGGCGCGCCCGAAGTAG